One stretch of Cyanobium sp. Tous-M-B4 DNA includes these proteins:
- the rsmD gene encoding 16S rRNA (guanine(966)-N(2))-methyltransferase RsmD — MSLRLSGGRRLQSPPGSIARPTSSRVRLATMNLLAAELPGCAWLDLCSGSGAMACEALHRGASRVVAIEQDRRIAAVARTNLEVVHQGLGEASRQASAWAVHCREVGRWLAEPNQQAAFDLIYADPPYAANLYAQIANGVLAGGWLKPGGTLIWECASSELPALPAGWSKRDQRRYGSTSLLLLDQVN; from the coding sequence ATGAGCCTGCGGCTTAGCGGGGGCCGGCGGCTGCAGAGTCCACCGGGCAGCATCGCCCGCCCCACCAGCTCCCGGGTGCGGCTGGCGACAATGAACCTGCTGGCAGCCGAGCTGCCCGGCTGCGCCTGGCTGGATCTATGCAGCGGCAGCGGCGCTATGGCCTGCGAAGCCCTGCATCGGGGTGCTAGCCGAGTTGTGGCGATCGAGCAGGACCGCCGCATCGCCGCCGTGGCCCGCACCAATCTCGAGGTGGTGCATCAGGGGCTGGGGGAAGCCAGCCGCCAAGCGAGCGCCTGGGCGGTGCACTGCCGCGAGGTGGGGCGTTGGCTGGCGGAGCCAAATCAACAGGCAGCCTTTGATTTGATCTATGCCGACCCCCCCTACGCCGCAAACCTTTATGCCCAGATAGCAAATGGTGTGCTGGCAGGGGGCTGGCTCAAGCCAGGCGGCACCTTGATCTGGGAATGCGCTAGCTCAGAGCTGCCAGCGCTTCCAGCCGGATGGAGCAAGCGCGATCAACGTCGTTACGGCAGCACCAGCTTGCTGCTGCTGGACCAAGTCAACTAA
- the hisH gene encoding imidazole glycerol phosphate synthase subunit HisH encodes MSRLGLIDYGMGNLHSVQRAFERLGATVQTVHSGAEMEGCKALVLPGVGAFDPAMERLRQGGLAEAITTWCAAGRPLLGICLGLQLLFEASDEGEAAGLGLFQGRVRALPRRPGHPIPHMGWEPLLPANPSPLLPAASPESWVYFVHSYAAEPSDPACNTALVRFADTTVTAAVWQGAIGACQFHPEKSGPHGEAILRRWLAWLDVL; translated from the coding sequence ATGAGTCGCCTCGGCTTGATCGATTACGGCATGGGCAATCTGCACTCAGTGCAGCGGGCTTTCGAACGGCTCGGAGCAACGGTGCAGACCGTCCATAGCGGCGCCGAAATGGAGGGCTGCAAGGCCCTGGTGCTGCCAGGGGTGGGAGCCTTTGATCCGGCGATGGAGCGCCTGCGCCAGGGTGGTCTAGCCGAGGCGATCACGACCTGGTGCGCCGCCGGCCGGCCCCTGCTGGGCATTTGCCTGGGGCTGCAGCTGCTGTTTGAGGCCAGCGATGAGGGCGAAGCCGCCGGCCTGGGCCTGTTCCAGGGGCGGGTACGGGCCCTGCCCCGCCGACCTGGCCACCCGATTCCGCACATGGGCTGGGAGCCCCTGCTGCCAGCAAACCCCAGTCCCCTGCTGCCGGCCGCCAGCCCGGAGAGCTGGGTGTACTTCGTGCACTCCTACGCCGCCGAACCCAGTGATCCGGCCTGCAACACCGCCCTGGTGCGCTTCGCCGACACCACCGTCACCGCCGCGGTCTGGCAGGGCGCCATTGGCGCCTGCCAGTTTCACCCGGAAAAATCAGGCCCCCACGGCGAGGCGATCCTGCGCCGCTGGCTGGCCTGGCTCGATGTCTTATGA
- a CDS encoding SufE family protein, producing the protein MSITPSGSPALDRMVERLASTSDPRRRYEYVLWLAKKLEPLPEEFRNDAFKVKGCVSQVFVVAELVDGALHWRGDSDAAITKGLLALLIEGLEGLTPQQATAIDPAFIAATGLQASLTPSRANGFLNILRLMQAQAQSLSATP; encoded by the coding sequence ATGAGCATTACCCCCAGCGGCAGTCCGGCCCTCGACCGCATGGTGGAGCGCCTCGCCAGCACCAGCGATCCACGCCGCCGCTACGAATACGTGCTTTGGCTGGCCAAAAAGCTCGAGCCCCTGCCCGAGGAATTTCGCAATGACGCCTTCAAGGTGAAGGGCTGCGTTTCGCAGGTTTTTGTGGTGGCGGAGTTAGTCGATGGTGCCCTGCACTGGCGCGGTGACTCCGACGCCGCCATCACTAAGGGACTGCTGGCCCTGCTGATCGAAGGGCTTGAGGGACTGACCCCGCAGCAGGCCACCGCCATTGATCCGGCCTTCATCGCCGCCACCGGCCTGCAGGCCAGCCTGACCCCCTCAAGGGCCAACGGCTTTCTTAACATCCTGCGGCTGATGCAGGCCCAAGCCCAGTCCTTGTCGGCCACCCCCTAG
- a CDS encoding c-type cytochrome: MTGQPLNPDAANRRRGLIAALVGMAAAACIVAVLLVLPAAQADPYSRQTLELTGSSEKGGRLFRLNCAGCHGIAAQGLVGPNLHGVAARKSSRQLIQQVVSGRTPPMPRFQPEPQAMADLLAYLNGLV; encoded by the coding sequence GTGACCGGCCAACCCCTAAACCCAGATGCCGCTAATAGGCGCCGCGGCCTTATCGCTGCCCTGGTGGGCATGGCGGCCGCGGCCTGCATCGTGGCGGTGTTGCTTGTGCTGCCTGCAGCCCAGGCCGATCCCTACAGCCGTCAGACCCTTGAGCTCACCGGCTCCAGTGAAAAAGGCGGCCGGCTGTTTCGGCTCAATTGCGCCGGCTGCCACGGCATCGCCGCCCAAGGGCTGGTGGGCCCCAATCTGCATGGCGTCGCCGCCCGCAAGAGCTCCCGCCAGCTGATCCAGCAGGTGGTGAGTGGCCGCACGCCACCGATGCCCCGCTTCCAACCGGAACCCCAGGCCATGGCCGATCTGCTGGCCTACTTGAACGGTCTTGTGTGA
- a CDS encoding homoserine dehydrogenase codes for MTIGIGLLGLGTVGAGVAAILATPAGRHPLVGELELRRVAVRDLNRPRTVELAAELLCTDPEAVIDDPAVDIVVEVMGGLEPARSLILRAIAAGKPVVTANKAVIARYGEEIAAAAARSGVYVLIEAAVGGGIPIIEPLKQSLGANRIQRVSGIINGTTNYILSRMAAEGAAYADVLADAQRLGYAEADPAADVQGGDAADKIAILAGLAYGGPVPREAIPTEGIDQLDARDIAYAEQLGYVVKLLAVAQAMPSEQAEQLLDVRVHPTLLPKSHPLAGVNGVNNAILVEGDPVGQVMFYGPGAGAGPTASAVVADILNIAGIRQATGGRGIQAPLDPLLAAGSWRDCQLVESAVTSHRNYLRLRTSDRAGVIGAIGTCFGEAGVSIQSIVQFETQSAGAAEIVVITHEVCEANFRQALAAIEALSDVQAVAACLRTL; via the coding sequence ATGACCATCGGCATCGGCTTGCTCGGGCTCGGCACGGTGGGGGCTGGTGTGGCAGCCATCCTGGCGACCCCAGCCGGCCGCCACCCGCTGGTGGGCGAACTCGAATTGCGGCGGGTGGCCGTTCGCGACCTGAACCGGCCGCGCACGGTGGAGCTGGCCGCCGAACTGCTCTGCACCGACCCAGAAGCAGTGATCGACGACCCGGCGGTAGACATCGTGGTGGAGGTGATGGGTGGCCTGGAGCCGGCCCGCTCCCTGATCCTGCGGGCGATTGCGGCCGGCAAACCGGTAGTAACCGCCAACAAGGCCGTAATTGCGCGCTACGGCGAGGAGATCGCCGCCGCCGCTGCCCGCAGCGGGGTGTACGTGCTGATCGAAGCCGCCGTAGGTGGCGGCATCCCGATCATCGAGCCCCTGAAGCAGTCCCTGGGAGCCAACCGGATCCAGCGGGTGAGCGGCATCATCAACGGCACCACCAACTACATCCTCAGCCGCATGGCGGCAGAGGGCGCCGCCTACGCCGACGTGCTGGCCGACGCCCAGCGCCTGGGCTACGCCGAAGCCGACCCCGCCGCTGATGTGCAGGGGGGAGATGCCGCCGACAAGATCGCAATTTTGGCGGGCCTGGCCTACGGCGGTCCGGTGCCCCGCGAAGCCATCCCAACCGAAGGGATCGACCAGCTCGATGCCCGCGACATCGCCTACGCCGAGCAGCTTGGCTACGTGGTGAAGCTTTTGGCCGTGGCCCAGGCCATGCCAAGTGAGCAAGCCGAGCAGCTCCTCGATGTGCGCGTCCATCCCACCCTGCTGCCCAAGTCCCATCCGCTGGCCGGGGTGAACGGGGTCAACAACGCGATCCTGGTGGAGGGAGACCCCGTGGGCCAGGTGATGTTCTACGGGCCCGGGGCTGGAGCAGGACCCACCGCATCGGCGGTGGTGGCCGACATTCTCAACATCGCCGGCATCCGCCAGGCCACTGGCGGTAGGGGCATTCAGGCGCCCCTCGATCCCCTGCTGGCCGCCGGCAGCTGGCGCGACTGCCAGCTGGTCGAGAGTGCCGTAACCAGCCACCGCAACTACTTGCGGCTGCGCACCAGCGACCGGGCTGGCGTGATCGGTGCGATCGGCACCTGCTTTGGCGAAGCGGGGGTGTCGATTCAATCGATAGTGCAGTTCGAAACCCAGAGCGCCGGCGCCGCCGAAATCGTGGTGATTACCCACGAGGTTTGCGAAGCCAACTTCCGCCAGGCCCTAGCCGCAATCGAGGCCCTGTCAGATGTTCAGGCCGTGGCCGCCTGCCTGCGCACCCTGTAG
- a CDS encoding 5-formyltetrahydrofolate cyclo-ligase encodes MSAKASLRQQFRARRLALLPEAQPAIEAQARRHCLALVPPGRHLGLYWPLPGEVDLRSLQALLPNQLALPAITAAPSDPAARLVYRPWRSGDDLEPDGCGIPAPAARSAAHGDGALAAEQLGLLLIPSLSCDAAGIRLGYGGGWYDRLRADPAWAQVPALAVLPRGCRVEQLPRDPWDVPLQGWLDENGLGHPS; translated from the coding sequence GTGAGCGCCAAAGCCAGCCTGCGCCAGCAATTCCGGGCCCGGCGCCTGGCCCTACTGCCAGAGGCCCAGCCCGCCATCGAGGCCCAGGCCCGGCGGCACTGTCTAGCTCTGGTGCCCCCCGGGCGCCACCTGGGCCTCTACTGGCCCCTGCCCGGCGAAGTCGACCTGCGCTCGCTGCAGGCCCTACTGCCCAACCAGCTGGCCCTGCCGGCCATCACCGCCGCCCCAAGCGATCCGGCGGCCCGGCTGGTGTACCGCCCCTGGCGGAGCGGCGACGACCTGGAGCCCGATGGCTGCGGCATCCCCGCACCAGCGGCCCGATCCGCAGCGCATGGCGACGGCGCGCTGGCCGCGGAGCAGCTGGGCCTGCTGTTGATTCCTTCCCTGTCCTGCGATGCGGCCGGCATCCGCCTGGGCTATGGCGGCGGCTGGTACGACCGGCTGCGGGCCGACCCCGCCTGGGCCCAAGTGCCGGCGCTGGCGGTGCTGCCCCGCGGCTGCCGGGTTGAGCAGCTGCCGCGCGACCCCTGGGATGTGCCCCTGCAGGGCTGGCTCGATGAAAACGGCCTCGGGCACCCTTCTTGA
- a CDS encoding phosphatase PAP2 family protein, translating into MATCVTHRSTTLRRSQWVAGLLAALALQQTCLAAQAEPAAAELQLDQRRLAAIAGLPPAPGSATEAADLAILEWLQRFRSPEIVATTWLLLDRDLNVFSSAVGTELGKATPMLSAGLHAFMAPVNSAYRRIKQQQGRIRPYIAHPGLEPCLPREDTGSFPSGHAVWFRSTAELLADLLPERRERLHHVGRQGGANRVLCGVHYPSDVEAGQRLGADAALQIIASPQWRAFRQDPALRAELELLRAVPAKALPPMLR; encoded by the coding sequence ATGGCCACCTGTGTAACACACCGTTCCACCACCCTGCGGCGGTCTCAGTGGGTAGCTGGTCTGCTGGCCGCCCTAGCCCTGCAGCAAACATGCCTGGCCGCCCAAGCCGAACCGGCAGCAGCGGAGCTCCAACTCGACCAGCGCCGACTGGCCGCAATCGCTGGCCTCCCTCCAGCGCCCGGGAGTGCCACGGAAGCCGCTGATCTGGCGATCTTGGAGTGGCTGCAGCGCTTCCGAAGCCCGGAGATCGTGGCCACCACCTGGCTGCTACTAGATCGCGACCTCAATGTCTTCAGCAGCGCTGTGGGCACTGAGCTCGGCAAGGCCACGCCAATGCTCAGCGCCGGCCTACACGCGTTCATGGCGCCGGTGAACAGCGCCTATCGAAGGATCAAGCAACAACAGGGCCGCATCCGTCCCTACATCGCCCACCCTGGGCTGGAGCCCTGTCTGCCACGGGAAGACACCGGCTCCTTTCCCTCTGGACACGCCGTGTGGTTCCGCAGCACAGCCGAGCTGCTCGCCGATCTACTTCCCGAGCGTCGCGAGCGCCTCCATCACGTAGGCCGCCAGGGTGGAGCCAACCGGGTGCTCTGCGGCGTGCATTACCCATCCGATGTGGAGGCAGGCCAGCGCCTCGGTGCTGACGCCGCCCTGCAGATCATCGCCAGTCCCCAGTGGCGAGCCTTCCGGCAGGATCCGGCGCTACGGGCGGAGCTCGAATTGCTGCGGGCAGTTCCAGCCAAGGCCCTGCCGCCGATGCTGCGCTGA
- a CDS encoding RNA methyltransferase, with the protein MSSAAQLAVVLVEPSGPLNVGSVARLCANFDVGELRLVAPRCDHLGEEARRMAVHGGWLLEQARLFPSLSAALADCCRVVATSGRRAGEPLPLQAPEPALRWLAQASGPCALVFGREDRGLSNDELLQAGQLLTLGSGDAYASLNLSHAAALVLHSWHCLESSLGSGPEVGALPEPSDRQGLEAMLGDAEALLLDVGFLHPHTAHARMAKLRGLLQRAQISTEEVALVRGMVRQLRWASERESNPGQTP; encoded by the coding sequence GTGAGCAGCGCCGCCCAGCTGGCCGTGGTGCTGGTGGAACCCTCCGGGCCGCTCAACGTCGGCAGCGTCGCTCGCCTCTGTGCCAACTTCGACGTAGGTGAGCTGCGCCTGGTGGCGCCCCGCTGCGACCACCTCGGCGAGGAGGCCCGGCGCATGGCCGTGCACGGCGGCTGGCTACTGGAGCAGGCCCGCCTGTTCCCCAGTCTCAGCGCCGCCCTGGCCGACTGCTGCCGGGTGGTGGCCACCAGCGGCCGGCGGGCCGGCGAACCCCTACCCCTGCAAGCACCGGAGCCGGCCCTGCGCTGGCTGGCCCAGGCCAGTGGCCCCTGCGCCCTGGTGTTCGGCAGGGAGGATCGGGGCCTCAGCAACGACGAGCTGCTCCAGGCTGGCCAGCTGCTCACCCTGGGCAGCGGCGACGCCTACGCCTCCCTCAACCTCTCCCACGCTGCAGCCCTGGTGCTGCATAGCTGGCATTGCTTAGAAAGCAGCCTGGGCAGCGGCCCTGAGGTTGGCGCCCTGCCGGAGCCAAGCGACCGCCAGGGCCTCGAAGCGATGCTCGGCGATGCCGAGGCCCTGCTGCTCGACGTGGGCTTCCTCCATCCCCACACTGCCCACGCCCGCATGGCCAAGCTGCGGGGGCTGCTGCAGCGGGCCCAAATCTCCACCGAAGAGGTAGCACTGGTGCGCGGCATGGTGCGCCAGCTGCGCTGGGCCAGTGAGCGCGAGAGCAACCCTGGTCAGACCCCTTAA
- a CDS encoding DUF3370 domain-containing protein, which produces MNRARLLQASWLPLLLLSSLAAPALSQTKANPAAPLLRPQTVAPLSGGLDRLLLVNDNNPELIREPGILLSTFPGAGRGVPAAHLDVALNGRFDLFSHHVYAGKPESLDSTLWLAVLAAPRGPGPVTLKLLAGSTALSQAVDPGQAGAPFLPLPDLMVQGTTPVWAGPGSRVATELLARQRSTELPASWILPPGATTTLLVLPLPVRGLDPLLNGRNLQLRLESSAPVSLATLAAFGSGNAPPPAGAWAALLEGDLSPREHSPTPRGSKGGMVYSRVSGVQVGSTWRSRLSDPGKNWLSVSRAPISWPISSLERGTLGSGQVQTAELQAFYPGTAWAAHGNYGVEYDLSIPLRNDTTKPVTLQLALESPLKGDAAIGGLRFKSIDGINSGSRPVMFRGTVEVTGLDGASPGSRPLGRRSFHLVQRAGEPSPAFGTISLAPGANRQLQVRLIYPADATPPQVLSLLPLPDPAMNPAVKQSESTPASQP; this is translated from the coding sequence ATGAACCGCGCTCGCCTGCTCCAGGCCAGCTGGCTGCCCCTGCTGCTGCTAAGCAGCCTGGCTGCCCCCGCCCTGAGCCAGACCAAAGCCAACCCAGCGGCCCCGCTGCTACGCCCCCAGACCGTGGCGCCCTTGAGCGGCGGACTGGACCGGCTGCTGCTGGTAAACGACAACAATCCCGAGCTGATTCGCGAGCCCGGGATCCTGCTCTCCACTTTCCCCGGCGCCGGCCGCGGCGTGCCTGCAGCCCACCTCGATGTGGCCTTGAACGGCCGCTTCGACCTGTTCAGCCATCACGTGTATGCGGGCAAGCCGGAGAGCCTCGACTCCACCCTGTGGCTGGCGGTGCTGGCCGCTCCCCGCGGCCCCGGCCCCGTGACCCTGAAGCTGCTGGCTGGCTCCACAGCCCTTTCCCAGGCCGTGGATCCCGGCCAGGCCGGCGCCCCCTTCCTGCCCCTGCCAGACCTGATGGTTCAGGGCACTACGCCGGTGTGGGCTGGCCCCGGCAGCCGGGTGGCCACCGAATTGCTGGCCCGCCAGCGCAGCACCGAGCTGCCCGCCAGCTGGATCCTGCCCCCAGGGGCCACCACCACCCTGCTGGTGCTGCCCCTGCCGGTGCGGGGCCTTGATCCCCTGCTCAACGGCCGCAACCTGCAGCTGCGGCTGGAGAGCTCGGCCCCCGTGAGCCTGGCCACCCTGGCCGCTTTTGGCAGCGGCAACGCGCCACCGCCGGCCGGTGCCTGGGCCGCCCTGCTGGAGGGGGATCTCAGCCCCCGGGAGCACAGCCCCACCCCCCGGGGCAGCAAGGGGGGGATGGTGTATTCGCGGGTGAGTGGGGTGCAGGTGGGCAGCACCTGGCGCAGCCGCCTCAGCGATCCCGGTAAAAACTGGCTGAGCGTGAGCCGGGCGCCGATCTCCTGGCCGATCAGCAGCCTGGAGCGGGGCACTCTCGGCAGCGGCCAGGTGCAGACCGCCGAGCTGCAGGCTTTCTACCCGGGCACCGCCTGGGCCGCCCACGGCAACTACGGCGTCGAATACGACCTCAGCATCCCCCTGCGCAACGACACGACCAAGCCGGTGACGCTGCAGCTGGCCCTGGAATCGCCGCTCAAGGGCGATGCCGCCATTGGTGGCCTGCGCTTCAAAAGCATTGACGGCATTAATAGTGGCAGCCGGCCAGTGATGTTCCGCGGAACGGTGGAGGTGACGGGCCTCGATGGCGCCAGCCCGGGCAGCAGGCCCCTTGGCCGGCGCAGCTTCCATTTGGTGCAGCGTGCTGGTGAACCCAGCCCCGCCTTCGGCACCATCAGCCTGGCGCCAGGGGCCAACCGCCAGCTGCAGGTGCGGCTGATCTATCCGGCCGATGCGACCCCGCCCCAGGTGCTCAGCCTGTTGCCGCTTCCAGATCCAGCTATGAACCCAGCTGTGAAACAATCCGAATCAACTCCAGCCAGCCAGCCGTGA
- the petG gene encoding cytochrome b6-f complex subunit V, producing MIEPLLCGIVLGLIPVTLAGLFVAAWNQYRRGTLLD from the coding sequence ATGATCGAACCCCTGCTCTGCGGCATCGTGCTCGGTCTGATCCCCGTGACCCTGGCTGGTTTGTTTGTAGCCGCCTGGAACCAGTATCGCCGTGGCACCCTGCTCGACTGA
- a CDS encoding serine hydrolase codes for MGIGLGVVTGTSLKLLAPRLAQGAIKAPSLDLSAASNTKGLDPGQFEARTELAAVSKRWGELAAAQKDLTASAFLLVLDDGRFAQLQPDLPLPAASSIKTPILLAGLEDLDNGKLRWNEPLSLTKEVVGGGAGWMANKPVGTRFPFFEAATEMIRVSDNSATNLLIKRLGGKTTLNERFTAMGLPATAVNNWLPDLDGTNTTSSRDLAKSIAMVDIGESLSPRARDLFREIMGSSRTNTLIPLGLLQGLGKDAADPDSELLSFGITVYNKTGDIGIAYADAALIQLPNGQRAVAAFMVKGPFNDPRSTDLIRAMAAEVSKTLVGRK; via the coding sequence ATGGGAATTGGTCTAGGCGTAGTCACCGGCACCAGTCTCAAGCTGCTGGCCCCCCGCCTGGCCCAAGGCGCCATCAAGGCCCCCAGCCTCGACCTCAGCGCAGCCAGCAACACCAAGGGCCTCGATCCAGGCCAGTTCGAAGCCCGCACGGAGCTGGCAGCCGTGAGCAAGCGCTGGGGTGAGCTGGCAGCGGCCCAGAAAGACCTCACCGCCAGCGCCTTCCTGCTGGTGCTCGACGACGGCCGCTTTGCCCAGCTGCAACCCGACCTACCCCTGCCGGCCGCCAGCTCAATCAAAACGCCGATTCTGCTGGCAGGCCTGGAAGACCTCGATAACGGCAAGTTGCGCTGGAACGAGCCCCTGTCCCTCACCAAAGAGGTGGTGGGCGGCGGAGCCGGCTGGATGGCCAACAAACCGGTGGGCACCCGCTTCCCGTTTTTTGAAGCAGCCACCGAGATGATCCGGGTGAGCGACAACAGCGCCACCAACCTGCTGATCAAGCGTCTAGGCGGCAAAACGACCCTCAATGAGCGTTTCACCGCCATGGGCCTGCCTGCGACGGCAGTCAACAACTGGCTGCCCGATCTCGACGGCACCAACACCACCAGCAGCCGCGACCTGGCCAAGTCGATCGCCATGGTGGATATCGGCGAAAGTCTTAGTCCCCGGGCACGGGACCTGTTTAGGGAAATCATGGGCAGCTCCCGCACCAACACCCTGATTCCCCTGGGCTTACTCCAGGGGCTCGGTAAAGATGCCGCCGACCCCGACAGCGAGCTGCTCAGTTTCGGCATCACCGTCTACAACAAAACCGGTGATATCGGCATTGCCTACGCCGATGCGGCCCTGATCCAGCTCCCCAACGGCCAGCGCGCCGTGGCGGCCTTCATGGTGAAAGGTCCGTTCAACGACCCCCGCTCCACCGATCTGATCCGCGCCATGGCAGCTGAAGTATCAAAAACCCTGGTAGGTCGCAAATGA
- the ruvC gene encoding crossover junction endodeoxyribonuclease RuvC — protein sequence MRILGIDPGLARVGYGMIEVEEHRGGAQHLLDCGIIRTDPGRSDGERMVEIARDLRVLIRTWQPQLAVVEKFFFYRSSTTISVVQARGVLMMTLARLKVPVVEFPPMQIKLALTGHGHAQKDDVLEAVMRELNLDTPPRPDDAADALAAALTGWFQR from the coding sequence ATGAGGATCCTCGGCATCGATCCCGGCCTGGCCCGCGTCGGCTACGGGATGATTGAGGTGGAGGAGCACCGCGGCGGCGCCCAGCACCTACTCGACTGCGGCATCATCCGCACCGATCCTGGACGCAGCGATGGGGAGCGGATGGTGGAGATCGCCCGCGACCTGCGGGTGCTGATCCGCACCTGGCAGCCCCAGCTGGCAGTGGTGGAAAAGTTTTTCTTCTACCGCTCCAGCACCACGATCTCGGTGGTACAGGCCCGCGGCGTGCTGATGATGACCCTGGCGCGGCTCAAGGTGCCGGTGGTGGAGTTTCCACCGATGCAGATCAAGCTGGCCCTCACCGGCCATGGCCACGCCCAGAAGGACGACGTGCTCGAAGCGGTAATGCGCGAGCTCAACCTCGACACCCCGCCCCGCCCCGACGACGCCGCCGATGCCCTAGCCGCCGCCCTCACCGGCTGGTTCCAGCGGTGA
- the bchI gene encoding magnesium chelatase ATPase subunit I produces MTPVRKRRVFPFTAIVGQEEMKLALLLNVIDPRIGGVMIMGDRGTGKSTTIRALADLLPEIDVVAGDPYNSSPSDPDLQSTEVRARAEQGEELPVEPRQVPMVDLPLGATEDRLCGTIDIEKALSEGVRAFEPGLLAKANRGLLYVDEVNLLDDHLVDVLLDSAASGWNTVEREGVSVRHPARFVLIGSGNPEEGELRPQLLDRFGMSVEVRTVRDPELRVQVVDQRTAFDSDPDGFNNAVQTTQDALQDRVIAAQKLLNQVAIDADLRIRISAVCGELDVDGLRGDIVTNRAARALAAFEGRTEVGEEDVARVVACCLRHRLRKDPLETIDSGDRVVKVFCKVFERSDSSDRSAFELALVG; encoded by the coding sequence GTGACGCCAGTTCGCAAGCGCAGGGTCTTCCCCTTCACCGCGATCGTCGGGCAGGAGGAGATGAAACTGGCCCTGCTGCTCAACGTGATCGATCCGCGCATTGGCGGCGTGATGATCATGGGCGACCGGGGCACAGGCAAATCGACCACGATCCGGGCCCTGGCCGACCTGCTGCCCGAAATCGATGTGGTGGCCGGCGACCCTTACAACAGCTCCCCCAGCGACCCAGACCTGCAGAGCACCGAGGTGCGCGCCCGCGCCGAGCAGGGTGAGGAGCTGCCGGTGGAGCCCCGCCAGGTGCCCATGGTCGACCTACCCCTAGGCGCCACGGAAGATCGCCTCTGCGGCACGATCGACATCGAAAAGGCCTTGAGTGAAGGCGTGCGGGCCTTTGAGCCCGGCCTGCTGGCCAAGGCCAACCGCGGCCTGCTCTACGTGGATGAGGTGAACCTGCTCGACGACCACCTGGTGGACGTGCTGCTGGATTCAGCCGCCTCCGGCTGGAACACGGTCGAGCGCGAAGGCGTGAGTGTGCGCCACCCGGCCCGCTTCGTGCTGATCGGCTCCGGCAACCCCGAGGAGGGGGAGCTGCGGCCCCAGCTGCTCGATCGCTTCGGCATGAGCGTGGAGGTGCGCACAGTGCGCGATCCAGAGCTGCGGGTGCAGGTGGTGGATCAGCGCACCGCCTTCGACAGCGATCCAGACGGCTTCAACAACGCTGTGCAAACAACCCAGGACGCCCTGCAGGACCGGGTGATTGCGGCGCAGAAGCTTCTGAATCAAGTGGCGATCGATGCCGACCTACGCATTCGCATCTCGGCGGTGTGCGGCGAGCTGGATGTGGATGGCCTGCGCGGCGACATCGTCACCAACCGGGCCGCCCGGGCCCTGGCCGCCTTCGAGGGTCGCACCGAGGTGGGCGAAGAAGACGTGGCTCGCGTCGTGGCCTGCTGCCTGCGCCATCGCCTGCGCAAAGACCCTCTGGAAACGATCGACTCCGGCGACCGGGTGGTGAAGGTGTTCTGCAAGGTGTTCGAGCGCTCCGACAGCAGCGATCGCAGCGCCTTCGAGCTGGCATTGGTGGGGTGA